The following coding sequences are from one Natrarchaeobaculum sulfurireducens window:
- a CDS encoding helix-turn-helix domain-containing protein, which yields MREFVFALEYEPGTNPVADVLAEYQGTSIRSLSCHVTSDSLWRVDRAEGPEAALEALEKAYKTGEFFADCLVKDDCGADCDVQVLDRSSDERVVYTYWDRTDVCTSVPHVALERLGDGLLFETYREGRRYRWRIVLGDGRPVHDFFDALAEEVDECTGMEMLRLTELGPDGSSLDGDSDASLPSEQRDALYAAVEYGYYETPRRIELGDLSDRLGVPRSTLSYRLRRAEAALATAFVSAEDSLESLATNGVR from the coding sequence ATGAGAGAGTTCGTCTTCGCCCTCGAGTACGAGCCGGGTACGAATCCCGTCGCAGACGTCCTCGCGGAGTACCAGGGGACATCGATTCGATCGCTGTCGTGTCACGTCACTTCGGATAGCCTCTGGCGGGTCGACCGCGCGGAGGGACCGGAAGCCGCGCTCGAGGCCCTCGAGAAGGCCTACAAAACGGGTGAGTTCTTCGCGGACTGTCTCGTCAAAGACGACTGTGGGGCCGACTGTGACGTGCAGGTGCTCGACCGCTCGAGTGACGAGCGCGTCGTCTATACCTACTGGGATCGGACGGACGTCTGTACGTCTGTCCCCCACGTTGCACTCGAGCGGCTAGGCGATGGACTGTTGTTCGAGACCTACCGCGAGGGGCGGCGCTACCGGTGGCGGATCGTCCTGGGCGATGGGAGACCGGTTCACGACTTCTTCGACGCCCTCGCCGAGGAGGTCGACGAGTGTACCGGTATGGAGATGCTCCGGCTGACCGAACTCGGCCCGGATGGGAGCAGTCTCGACGGCGACTCGGACGCCTCGCTACCGAGTGAGCAGCGCGATGCCCTCTATGCTGCCGTCGAATACGGCTATTACGAGACGCCTCGCCGGATCGAACTCGGCGACCTCTCCGATCGGCTGGGGGTGCCACGGTCGACGCTCTCGTATCGGCTACGACGCGCCGAAGCGGCCCTCGCGACGGCGTTCGTCTCGGCTGAGGACTCACTCGAGTCGCTCGCCACGAACGGTGTCCGCTGA
- a CDS encoding DUF5789 family protein: MERIDDDTDETRSVEVGTVNTLFEDVTFPVTTEEVLTEFGDAEVRYPHGSDTLEVILETSGYETYESRGELQLAIMNGVRRDAVGRPQYSDRSDEVVQELDRTHLSF, translated from the coding sequence ATGGAACGGATCGACGACGACACCGATGAGACGCGTTCCGTGGAGGTCGGGACCGTCAACACGCTGTTCGAGGACGTCACGTTTCCCGTGACGACCGAGGAGGTCCTGACTGAGTTTGGCGACGCCGAGGTTCGCTATCCGCACGGTTCGGATACGCTCGAGGTAATCCTCGAGACGTCGGGCTACGAAACCTACGAGTCTCGTGGTGAACTCCAGCTCGCGATCATGAACGGCGTTCGGCGGGACGCCGTGGGTCGACCACAGTACAGCGACCGGAGCGACGAGGTCGTTCAAGAACTCGATCGAACCCACCTGTCGTTCTGA